The proteins below come from a single Zea mays cultivar B73 chromosome 8, Zm-B73-REFERENCE-NAM-5.0, whole genome shotgun sequence genomic window:
- the LOC100279536 gene encoding putative cytochrome P450 superfamily protein — protein MERFYYVAVATFVLVFLLHHLLTRKKQQRLPPGPRFAYPILGHLPLLKKPLQTSFADLVSRHGPIIHLRLGRRHAVVVGSAAVAKECFSGELDVAIANRPHFPSAREVTFDYSVLTAVNYGALWRTMRRVSTVHLLSAHRVNVMSDTVIARELRVMVRRLARASASAPGDAARVELKRRLFDLSHSVLMEIMAQTRNTYSDDPEEDMSREARDMKDIIEEIIPLVGAANLWNYVPLLRWLDLYGAKRKLADVVNRRDLIFDNMIGAERQKLRQLERKKGEAHASESDKMGMIGVMLSLQKTEPDVYTDTFINALVSNLLAAGTETTSTTLEWAMSLLLNHPDVLKRAQEEIESNVGRDRLLDKNDLPRLPYLHCIISETLRLYPPTPMLLPHEASTDCKIHGYDVPAGSMVLVNAYAIHRDPAMWEDPEEFRPERFELGRAEGKFMMPFGMGRRRCPGENLAMRTMGLVLGALLQCFDWTRVGDREVDMATATGTIMSKAVPLEAQCKPRANMSAVLQKI, from the exons ATGGAAAGATTCTACTACGTCGCCGTGGCCACCTTCGTGCTCGTCTTCCTGCTCCACCACCTCTTGACGAGGAAGAAGCAGCAACGTCTGCCACCCGGCCCGCGGTTCGCGTACCCCATCCTCGGCCACCTCCCCTTGCTCAAGAAGCCGCTCCAGACCTCGTTCGCCGACCTCGTGTCGCGCCACGGCCCAATTATTCACCTGCGCCTCGGCCGCCGCCACGCCGTCGTCGTCGGCTCGGCGGCGGTGGCGAAGGAGTGCTTCTCCGGAGAGCTCGACGTCGCGATCGCCAACCGCCCGCACTTCCCGTCCGCGCGCGAGGTCACCTTCGACTACTCGGTGCTCACGGCCGTCAACTACGGCGCGCTCTGGCGCACCATGCGGCGCGTCTCCACCGTGCACCTCCTCTCGGCCCACCGCGTCAACGTCATGTCGGACACCGTGATCGCCCGCGAGCTGCGCGTCATGGTGCGCCGCCTCGCCCGCGCCTCCGCCTCCGCGCCGGGCGACGCCGCCAGAGTGGAGCTGAAGCGGAGGCTGTTTGACCTCTCCCACAGCGTCCTCATGGAGATCATGGCGCAGACCAGGAACACCTACTCCGACGACCCGGAGGAGGACATGTCCAGGGAGGCGCGCGACATGAAGGACATCATCGAAGAGATCATCCCGCTCGTTGGTGCGGCCAACCTGTGGAACTACGTGCCCCTGCTGCGGTGGCTCGATCTCTACGGCGCCAAGAGGAAGCTCGCGGACGTGGTTAACCGAAGGGACTTGATCTTCGACAACATGATCGGTGCAGAGCGGCAGAAGCTGAGGCAGCTGGAACGCAAGAAAGGCGAGGCCCATGCCAGCGAATCGGATAAGATGGGCATGATCGGCGTCATGTTATCGCTGCAGAAAACAGAGCCTGATGTCTACACGGACACCTTTATCAACGCTCTCGTGTCA AATCTGCTGGCCGCCGGCACGGAGACGACCTCGACGACTCTGGAATGGGCAATGTCGCTCTTGCTTAACCACCCAGACGTGCTGAAAAGGGCGCAAGAAGAGATCGAGTCGAACGTCGGAAGGGACCGTCTTCTCGACAAGAACGACCTCCCCCGCCTGCCCTACCTCCACTGCATCATCAGCGAGACTCTTCGCCTCTACCCTCCCACGCCGATGCTGCTGCCGCACGAGGCGTCCACCGACTGCAAGATCCACGGGTACGACGTCCCGGCGGGGTCGATGGTCCTCGTCAATGCGTACGCCATCCACCGGGACCCGGCGATGTGGGAGGACCCGGAGGAGTTCAGGCCGGAGCGGTTCGAGCTCGGCAGGGCAGAGGGGAAGTTCATGATGCCGTTTGGGATGGGGAGGCGCAGGTGCCCCGGCGAGAACCTCGCGATGCGAACCATGGGGCTGGTCCTGGGGGCGCTGCTCCAATGCTTCGATTGGACCAGGGTTGGGGATAGAGAAGTTGACATGGCAACAGCCACTGGCACCATCATGTCTAAGGCTGTCCCACTCGAAGCTCAGTGCAAGCCGCGAGCGAACATGTCTGCTGTTCTTCAGAAAATCTAG
- the LOC100382754 gene encoding nematode resistance protein-like HSPRO1 — protein sequence MATPKLSPVSPVRQDGNDKPCAPSSPSSSPSTVLSAQDAYEQHLRLPELSSLWTAGCFPEWAGEGLVKPALQALEVTFRLASLALSDPRGHAGRRELARRLESLAAREVELVSALCEGDGRGAPLAELSASGGVLPRERSASEVVVWQLPGSAAAVVCRASEASLLPRLAAWEKSEALAARITYAVEGQMQGCAFTLGLGEPNLAGKPVLEYDRVVRPHELHALKPDPAPEPMSGYRNRELETLFTMYQILESWLRVASQLLTRLDERIEDKCWEAAAGDCWILERVWKLLADVEDLHLLMDPDEFLRLKSQLAVRAAPGSESASFCFRSTALLHVASATRDLKKRVPWVLGVEADPSGGPRVQEAAMKLYHSRRRGEGEEAGKVDLLQAFQAVEVAVRAFFFGYRQLVAAVMGTAEASGNRALFVPAEEMDPLAQMFLEPPYYPSLDAAKTFLADYWVQLQQMAEASAPSRQS from the coding sequence ATGGCAACGCCCAAGCTGTCCCCGGTCTCGCCGGTGCGGCAGGACGGCAACGACAAGCCGTGCGCGccatcctccccctcctcctccccgTCGACCGTTCTGAGTGCGCAGGACGCGTACGAGCAGCACCTGCGCCTGCCGGAGCTGTCGAGCCTGTGGACGGCCGGATGCTTCCCGGAGTGGGCGGGCGAGGGCCTGGTCAAGCCGGCGCTGCAGGCGCTGGAGGTCACCTTCCGCCTCGCGTCCCTGGCGCTCTCCGACCCGCGCGGGCACGCCGGCCGCCGCGAGCTCGCGCGCCGGCTGGAGTCCCTCGCGGCGCGGGAGGTGGAGCTGGTGTCGGCGCTCTGCGAGGGCGACGGCCGGGGCGCGCCGCTCGCCGAGCTGAGCGCCTCCGGGGGCGTGCTCCCGCGGGAGCGCAGCGCGTCCGAGGTGGTGGTGTGGCAGCTGcccgggagcgccgccgcggtcgTGTGCCGGGCCAGCGAGGCCAGCCTGCTCCCGCGCCTCGCCGCGTGGGAGAAGTCTGAGGCGCTCGCGGCCAGGATCACGTACGCCGTCGAGGGCCAGATGCAGGGCTGCGCCTTCACGCTCGGCCTCGGCGAGCCCAACCTCGCCGGCAAGCCCGTGCTCGAGTACGACCGCGTCGTGCGCCCGCACGAGCTGCACGCGCTGAAGCCCGACCCTGCGCCGGAGCCCATGTCCGGCTACCGCAACCGGGAGCTCGAGACTCTGTTCACCATGTACCAGATACTCGAGTCCTGGCTCCGCGTCGCGTCGCAGCTGCTCACCCGCCTCGACGAGCGGATCGAAGACAAGTGCtgggaggcggcggccggcgactGCTGGATCCTGGAGCGCGTGTGGAAGCTGCTCGCGGACGTCGAGGACCTCCACCTGCTGATGGACCCGGACGAGTTCCTACGGCTCAAGAGCCAGCTCGCCGTACGAGCGGCGCCGGGGTCTGAGTCCGCGTCCTTCTGTTTCCGGTCCACGGCGCTCCTGCACGTCGCTAGCGCCACTAGGGACCTCAAGAAGCGTGTGCCCTGGGTGCTCGGTGTCGAGGCGGACCCCAGCGGCGGCCCACGGGTGCAGGAGGCGGCCATGAAGCTGTACCACAGCCGTAGGCGCGGTGAGGGCGAGGAGGCAGGCAAGGTGGACCTGCTCCAGGCCTTCCAGGCGGTGGAGGTGGCCGTGAGAGCATTCTTCTTCGGGTACCGGCAGCTGGTGGCGGCGGTGATGGGCACGGCGGAGGCGTCGGGCAACCGGGCGCTGTTCGTGCCGGCGGAGGAGATGGATCCGCTCGCCCAAATGTTCCTGGAGCCGCCATACTACCCTAGCCTGGACGCCGCCAAGACGTTTCTAGCGGATTACTGGGTTCAGCTTCAGCAGATGGCGGAGGCCTCTGCTCCGTCAAGACAAAGCTGA